In a genomic window of Salvelinus namaycush isolate Seneca unplaced genomic scaffold, SaNama_1.0 Scaffold3000, whole genome shotgun sequence:
- the LOC120039805 gene encoding uncharacterized protein LOC120039805, translated as MHYDPELPVKLACDASPYGCGAVLSHTLKDGSERPVAFASRTLNDAEKNYSQIDKEALALVWGVKTLHAYLYGKRFTGYGSPAVAFHCQSKERHSGNASSQVTAIRLVPSSHMNASSQVTTICLVPPSHMNASSQVTTICLVPPSHMYDSSQVTAIRLVPPSHMNASSQVTAIRLVPPSHMNDSSQVTAICLVPPSHMYDSSQVTAICLVPPSHMNDSSQVTAICLVPPSHMYDSSQVTAICLVPPSHMYVTEFKPSSLHTNADGLSRLPCTRERQRSVDAVDIFHTAQLEALPVTSTVIKQGTRKDVTLSKVFTYTMSGWPATGREELTPYFQRRNVITTYQGCLMWGMRVMIPQKCQHQVLQQLQEDTEL; from the exons ATGCATTACGACCCTGAACTGCCAGTGAAGTTGGCTTGTGATGCGTCCCCTTATGGCTGCGGGGCCGTCCtttcacacacactgaaagatggGTCAGAGAGGCCAGTTGCATTTGCGTCACGAACGTTGAATGATGCAGAGAAAAACTACTCACAAATCGACAAAGAAGCACTGGCGCTAGTGTGGGGCGTCAAGACACTCCACGCATACCTATATGGCAAGCGTTTCACTGGTTACGGATCACCAGCCGTTGCTTTCCATTGTCAGTCCAAAGAAAGGCATTCTGGGAATGCCAGCAGCCAGGTTACAGCGATCCGCCTTGTTCCttccagtcatatgaatgccAGCAGCCAGGTTACAACGATATGCCTTGTTCCTCCCAGTCATATGAATGCCAGCAGCCAGGTTACAACGATATGCCTTGTTCCTCCCAGTCATATGTATGACAGCAGCCAGGTTACAGCGATACGCCTTGTTCCTCCCAGTCATATGAATGCCAGCAGCCAGGTTACAGCGATACGCCTTGTTCCTCCCAGTCATATGAATGACAGCAGCCAGGTTACAGCGATATGCCTTGTTCCTCCCAGTCATATGTATGACAGCAGCCAGGTTACAGCGATATGCCTTGTTCCTCCCAGTCATATGAATGACAGCAGCCAGGTTACAGCGATATGCCTTGTTCCTCCCAGTCATATGTATGACAGCAGCCAGGTTACAGCGATATGCCTTGTTCCTCCCAGTCATATGTATGTCACTGAGTTTAAGCCGTCGTCCCTCCACACAAATGCAGATGGATTATCCAGACTGCCGTGTacaagagaaagacaaaggagtgTGGATGCAGTGGACATTTTCCATACCGCTCAGCTCGAGGCACTACCGGTCACAAGCACAGTTATCAAACAGGGAACAAGGAAAGATGTGACCTTGTCAAAAGTGTTCACCTACACCATGTCAGGATGGCCAGCTACAGGCAGAGAGGAGCTGACTCCGTATTTCCAGCGGAGAAACGTAATTACAACGTACCAAGGATGTTTGATGTGGGGAATGAGAGTCATGATACCCCAGAAATGCCAACATCAGGTTTTGCAGCAACTACAAGAAG atacagagctgtga